In the Candidatus Electrothrix sp. GW3-4 genome, one interval contains:
- a CDS encoding glycosyltransferase, producing the protein MEKNKLISVVIPAYNHERFIGPAVDSVLNQTWENLELIVIDDGSTDGTGAMVKAYTDPRLSYYYQENQDAFNTINRGMGLVKGDYIAILNSDDIYAKERLEKLVAIQQQSKAACLFTDVLPISDAGTVFTDPDFGWNVWHQKNRDWYFACEDLYAAFLKGNFMVTTSNLFMTAEAVQRVGKFSSLRYLHDYDYIFRMLLAFPDQVQYVADEQLLYYRIHDGNTLGEAAITGRQQDLEVIQKYMLAVLPKEYRMIASAGTERLLELRDELELVRSELASMAEPSVKGRLHLLLSAIQYKVREKLRQHSGKLR; encoded by the coding sequence ATGGAAAAAAATAAACTTATCTCTGTTGTTATCCCAGCGTATAATCATGAGCGTTTCATTGGTCCGGCAGTGGATTCCGTTTTGAACCAGACCTGGGAGAACTTGGAGCTGATCGTGATTGATGATGGGTCCACCGATGGGACCGGGGCCATGGTCAAGGCCTATACCGATCCTCGTCTGTCCTATTATTATCAGGAAAACCAAGACGCCTTTAACACCATCAATCGAGGGATGGGCTTGGTCAAAGGGGACTATATTGCTATCCTCAATTCAGATGATATCTATGCCAAAGAGCGTCTGGAAAAACTCGTTGCCATCCAGCAGCAAAGCAAGGCGGCCTGCCTGTTTACCGATGTTCTTCCGATTTCTGATGCAGGCACGGTATTTACCGACCCGGATTTCGGCTGGAATGTCTGGCACCAGAAAAATCGGGACTGGTATTTTGCCTGTGAGGATCTGTACGCAGCCTTTCTCAAAGGTAATTTCATGGTAACGACCTCCAACCTGTTTATGACAGCAGAGGCTGTGCAGCGGGTGGGTAAATTCTCTTCTCTGCGCTATCTCCATGATTATGACTATATTTTTAGAATGCTGTTAGCCTTTCCCGATCAAGTGCAGTATGTGGCGGATGAGCAGTTACTCTACTACCGCATCCATGACGGCAATACCTTGGGCGAGGCCGCAATCACCGGGAGACAGCAGGATCTGGAGGTGATTCAAAAATACATGCTCGCGGTCCTGCCCAAGGAGTATAGGATGATCGCCTCTGCTGGAACAGAGCGTCTGCTGGAGCTCAGGGATGAGCTGGAACTGGTGCGGAGCGAGTTGGCCAGCATGGCGGAGCCCAGCGTTAAGGGGCGCTTACACCTGTTGCTCTCGGCAATACAATACAAGGTGCGCGAGAAGCTGCGCCAACATTCTGGTAAGTTGAGGTAA
- a CDS encoding response regulator — protein MKLLIADDELSTRTLLRTCVTKWGYTVVEAGDGLEAMTFLRSQAPPRIAVLDWMMPGLDGVEICSRLQEAPNAQLTYTILLTCKSDKEDAIHALDQGAHDFLSKPVHVGELQSRIAVGKRLVEAHDRLLELDHLKNRFLRIAAHDLKNPLGFIISMTELLTDKDFPEVRQEQDSHLRAIHDAAARMQGLVNDLLKVSTVKDEERR, from the coding sequence ATGAAACTTCTCATCGCAGACGACGAGCTGTCAACCAGGACCTTGCTCAGGACTTGTGTGACAAAATGGGGATATACTGTCGTCGAGGCTGGAGACGGGCTGGAGGCGATGACCTTTCTCCGCAGCCAGGCCCCACCTCGAATAGCGGTGTTGGATTGGATGATGCCCGGCCTTGATGGGGTTGAAATATGCTCCCGGCTCCAGGAGGCCCCCAATGCGCAGCTCACCTATACAATTCTTTTGACCTGCAAGTCAGATAAAGAGGATGCTATCCATGCCCTTGATCAGGGGGCCCATGATTTTCTCAGCAAACCGGTCCACGTTGGTGAACTACAGAGTCGTATAGCGGTGGGTAAACGCCTGGTGGAGGCCCACGACCGCCTGCTTGAACTGGACCACCTTAAAAACCGTTTTCTCCGAATCGCAGCCCATGACCTCAAAAACCCTCTGGGCTTTATTATCTCCATGACGGAGCTCCTTACCGATAAGGATTTTCCAGAGGTGCGCCAGGAGCAGGACAGCCACCTCCGCGCTATTCATGATGCAGCTGCCAGGATGCAGGGGCTGGTCAATGATCTTCTGAAGGTATCGACGGTTAAAGATGAAGAGAGGCGCTAA
- the cysK gene encoding cysteine synthase A gives MRIFANLAESVGNTPLVRLSRSGAGCGVEIVAKLESANPLSSVKDRIAVAMLDAAEADALLAPKSTVVEPTSGNTGIGLAFVCAARGYRLILTMPETMSVERRKLLTYLGAELVLTPGGEGMKGAIARAEALLQENAPSWMPNQFANPANPAMHQRTTGPEIWEQTGGTVDILVAGVGTGGTLTGTGRFLKQQNPEIQLVAVEPADSPVLSGGTPGPHKIQGIGAGFVPEILDQALIDEVVQVTNEEAMQAARGLARQEGILCGISSGAAVAAALKIGSRPGNQGKRIVVILPDTGERYLSTELMGLS, from the coding sequence ATGCGGATTTTTGCAAACCTGGCAGAGAGCGTAGGAAACACCCCCTTGGTTCGTTTGAGCAGGAGCGGGGCGGGCTGTGGAGTGGAGATTGTGGCGAAGCTGGAATCCGCCAACCCGCTGAGCAGTGTCAAAGATCGCATAGCCGTGGCTATGCTGGATGCCGCAGAGGCAGACGCTCTGCTTGCCCCCAAGAGCACTGTTGTCGAACCCACCTCTGGAAATACCGGGATAGGATTGGCCTTTGTCTGTGCTGCCCGTGGCTACAGGTTGATCCTGACTATGCCGGAGACCATGAGTGTGGAACGGAGAAAGCTGCTTACCTATCTCGGGGCCGAGCTTGTCCTGACACCAGGGGGCGAGGGGATGAAAGGGGCCATTGCCCGTGCAGAGGCATTATTGCAGGAAAATGCACCGAGCTGGATGCCCAATCAGTTTGCCAATCCTGCTAATCCGGCCATGCATCAAAGGACAACCGGTCCAGAGATCTGGGAGCAGACTGGTGGCACCGTAGACATCCTCGTTGCCGGGGTGGGGACTGGTGGTACCCTTACCGGGACAGGACGTTTTTTAAAGCAGCAGAACCCAGAAATCCAGCTTGTGGCCGTGGAGCCTGCTGACTCACCGGTTTTATCCGGCGGCACACCAGGACCGCATAAGATTCAGGGGATCGGAGCCGGATTTGTGCCGGAGATCCTGGATCAGGCGCTCATTGATGAGGTGGTGCAGGTCACGAATGAGGAGGCCATGCAGGCCGCCCGTGGCCTTGCCCGGCAGGAGGGGATTCTTTGCGGGATATCCTCAGGCGCAGCAGTTGCGGCAGCCCTGAAAATCGGGAGCAGACCGGGAAACCAGGGCAAGCGGATTGTGGTGATATTGCCCGATACAGGCGAGCGGTATCTGAGTACCGAGTTGATGGGGCTCAGCTGA
- a CDS encoding M20/M25/M40 family metallo-hydrolase: MQLQKMINRERLAQTFIRLCETDSPSRKEGQMAALVTEMLGDLGAEPPFEDDSATETGSECGNLIFRFVGDPNLEPLFFNCHLDTVEPCTGIKVVRKDDIFTSLGETILGSDDKSGIAAMIETLTVLQEKKLSHAPLEFLFTTCEEIGLLGAKAFKPEQLQARMGYALDSTGFGRVIIGAPACNRLRITIKGVAAHAGLHPEQGINAITLAGKALAMAPCGRIDEETTANFGTLQGGAASNIVAEEVVIEGEVRSHSPEKLDQLTAEIKQAFSLVIEEWNDPVGEARGLPELNFQVDEDFPVMQLAPEDAVIQRLDVAAARVGIPMQHEVAGGGSDANIFNGRGLPTAIIATGMTHVHSTAEQVSLEDMTNLTALLLALVGS; encoded by the coding sequence ATGCAGCTTCAAAAAATGATTAACCGGGAGAGACTGGCCCAGACTTTTATCCGTCTCTGCGAAACCGACAGCCCTTCCAGAAAGGAGGGGCAAATGGCAGCCTTGGTCACGGAGATGCTCGGCGACTTGGGGGCGGAACCACCCTTTGAAGACGATTCTGCCACAGAAACCGGCTCGGAATGCGGCAACCTGATCTTTCGCTTTGTTGGTGATCCCAACCTGGAACCGCTGTTTTTCAATTGCCATCTGGACACTGTGGAGCCCTGCACCGGCATCAAGGTGGTGCGCAAAGATGATATCTTTACCAGTCTGGGCGAGACCATCCTGGGCAGTGACGATAAATCCGGCATTGCCGCCATGATTGAGACCCTGACTGTGTTGCAGGAAAAGAAACTGTCCCATGCGCCTCTGGAGTTCCTCTTCACCACCTGCGAGGAGATAGGTCTGCTTGGGGCCAAGGCTTTCAAACCTGAACAGCTCCAGGCCAGGATGGGCTATGCCCTTGATTCCACAGGATTCGGCAGGGTGATTATCGGGGCACCAGCCTGTAATCGACTCCGCATCACCATCAAAGGGGTGGCAGCCCATGCAGGCCTCCACCCGGAGCAGGGTATTAATGCCATTACCTTGGCTGGCAAGGCCCTGGCAATGGCTCCCTGCGGCAGGATTGATGAAGAGACTACAGCTAACTTTGGTACTCTTCAGGGCGGGGCGGCCTCTAATATTGTCGCGGAAGAGGTCGTTATTGAGGGCGAGGTGCGCAGCCATTCCCCAGAAAAGTTAGATCAGCTCACTGCCGAGATTAAGCAAGCCTTTTCCCTGGTGATTGAGGAATGGAATGACCCCGTAGGCGAGGCCCGTGGTTTGCCAGAGCTTAATTTTCAGGTGGATGAGGATTTTCCGGTCATGCAACTTGCTCCTGAGGATGCGGTTATTCAGCGCCTTGATGTCGCTGCTGCCCGTGTCGGTATCCCTATGCAGCACGAGGTTGCTGGCGGTGGCAGTGATGCCAATATCTTCAACGGTCGTGGTCTGCCCACGGCCATTATCGCCACCGGTATGACCCATGTTCATTCCACAGCTGAGCAGGTCAGCCTTGAGGATATGACTAACCTCACCGCCTTGTTGCTGGCCCTTGTTGGCAGCTGA
- a CDS encoding hydantoinase/oxoprolinase family protein: MGKLVREYVRCYRIGIDTGGTCTDGVLIDDATLEVVHSAKEPTTHHNLGIGVGRVLKKLLATDVVPEDIIGLSVSTTLATNAVVEDRGARVGLLVFGYVRHFKLPITANIFLKGGHKITGEEDEPLDIEGLVDSVHGLKDEVDSYAVCGGMSIKNPTHELVAEEAITMIDPKPIFCSHQVSDNPGMRARAATACLHAKLMPLMISFLSSIKTSMLNAGLNCPVTIICGNGKGAGLDTAVRRAAITMASGPAATARFGCTAGEPTALIVDVGGTTTDVCMIRDGHPVLSDEGCRIGQWKTHVEAIDMYTAAGGGDAHVICSADHDCSLELGGGCSKLPRIRLEATRVQPLCMTEDVPDPEQWLGCGLRNAVVLPVESLSEEVVSEDEILFCLREHGPANLETLTQQTGLSGILLEKRLERLAYLQQVRMAGFTPTDALHVLGKLDIGSKEQAEHGARALAASLDMSIESLCLQVVAEAEKTIEGIILDYLGRKVWHDVEAAPFLSSMDNELFSLRVAVKVPIIGIGAAARCFLPTVAERLHTTVCFPEHYEVGNAVGAALIDREKDQANFAF; this comes from the coding sequence ATGGGCAAGCTGGTAAGAGAATACGTCCGATGCTACCGCATCGGCATAGATACCGGGGGAACCTGCACTGACGGGGTCCTTATTGATGATGCCACCCTGGAAGTGGTGCATTCAGCCAAAGAACCGACCACGCACCATAACCTGGGGATTGGCGTCGGTCGGGTGCTGAAAAAACTGCTTGCTACAGATGTTGTTCCAGAGGATATCATTGGGCTTTCCGTATCCACTACCTTGGCCACCAATGCCGTGGTTGAGGATCGGGGCGCCCGGGTAGGCCTGCTGGTCTTTGGCTATGTCCGTCATTTCAAGCTCCCTATTACCGCCAATATCTTTCTCAAAGGTGGTCATAAGATCACCGGGGAGGAAGATGAGCCTTTGGATATTGAGGGGCTGGTTGATTCGGTCCACGGCCTGAAGGACGAGGTGGATAGCTATGCGGTCTGCGGCGGCATGTCCATTAAAAATCCGACCCATGAGTTGGTGGCAGAAGAGGCCATCACCATGATTGATCCCAAGCCGATCTTTTGCTCCCATCAGGTCAGCGATAATCCGGGTATGCGGGCCAGGGCCGCTACGGCCTGTCTCCATGCCAAGCTCATGCCCCTGATGATCAGTTTTCTCTCCTCCATCAAGACCTCCATGCTCAACGCGGGCTTGAATTGCCCGGTGACCATTATCTGCGGCAACGGCAAAGGGGCTGGACTGGACACCGCAGTCCGGCGGGCGGCTATCACTATGGCCAGCGGTCCGGCTGCCACGGCCCGTTTCGGCTGTACAGCCGGAGAGCCCACTGCCCTGATCGTTGATGTGGGCGGGACAACTACGGATGTCTGTATGATCCGGGACGGACATCCGGTCCTGAGCGATGAGGGCTGCCGGATCGGACAATGGAAGACCCATGTGGAGGCCATTGATATGTACACCGCCGCGGGCGGTGGCGATGCCCATGTGATTTGTTCTGCAGACCATGATTGCTCCCTGGAGCTGGGAGGAGGGTGTAGTAAGCTACCAAGGATTCGCCTGGAGGCGACCCGGGTCCAGCCTCTGTGTATGACCGAGGATGTGCCTGACCCTGAGCAATGGCTGGGATGCGGGCTACGCAACGCCGTGGTTCTGCCCGTTGAAAGCCTGAGCGAAGAGGTTGTCAGTGAGGATGAGATCCTCTTCTGCCTTCGAGAGCATGGTCCGGCCAACTTAGAGACGCTGACTCAACAGACCGGCCTGTCCGGGATCCTTCTTGAAAAGCGGCTGGAGCGTTTAGCCTATCTTCAGCAGGTCAGGATGGCTGGCTTTACCCCGACCGATGCCTTGCATGTTCTGGGTAAGTTGGATATCGGCAGCAAGGAGCAGGCTGAGCACGGGGCCCGGGCCTTGGCCGCCTCCTTAGATATGAGTATTGAGTCCCTCTGTCTTCAGGTGGTGGCAGAAGCGGAAAAGACCATTGAGGGTATCATTCTTGATTATCTTGGCCGGAAGGTCTGGCATGATGTCGAGGCGGCTCCCTTCCTGAGCAGCATGGATAATGAGCTATTTTCCCTCCGGGTTGCAGTCAAGGTTCCGATTATCGGGATTGGGGCGGCAGCACGCTGTTTCCTGCCCACCGTGGCTGAGCGCCTGCACACCACGGTCTGCTTTCCCGAGCATTATGAAGTAGGTAATGCAGTCGGGGCAGCTCTGATTGACCGGGAGAAAGATCAGGCAAATTTTGCCTTTTGA
- a CDS encoding FAD-dependent thymidylate synthase — protein MKIVSPSYEVLDQLDRQSLAVRIERCGRICYKSEDRIDRDSAIPFVAKMAEHGHNSVLEMGVVTLEVICADEEQITDFFLLRPRYLHIDRDANTLLVTGSIRSFRELLKFHPENVVVRAACALINERHPYFFKGVLPEGGLSADSSITVRKVELDEVDQLPPESLLKHRYIAVKFIVNRAVTHEIVRHRPCSFLQESQRYCRYSEDKFGSEVSFIKPMFFAEDSSEYALWEKAMLETEQLYLKLLQTSTPQAARTVLPNSCKTELIVYANLKEWHHIFSLRTTKAAEPSMREVMIPLQEDFQQRFSSIFT, from the coding sequence ATGAAGATAGTTTCCCCCTCGTATGAAGTACTTGACCAGCTCGACCGCCAGAGCCTGGCGGTCCGTATCGAACGCTGCGGTCGCATCTGCTATAAAAGCGAAGACCGGATCGACCGGGACTCGGCCATTCCCTTTGTTGCCAAAATGGCCGAGCACGGGCATAATTCTGTGCTGGAGATGGGGGTGGTCACCCTGGAGGTGATCTGTGCTGATGAAGAACAGATCACCGATTTTTTTCTGCTTCGTCCCCGTTACCTGCATATTGATCGGGATGCAAATACCTTGCTGGTCACCGGCAGTATCCGCAGCTTTCGGGAGTTGCTCAAATTTCATCCAGAAAATGTTGTCGTTAGAGCCGCCTGTGCCCTGATTAATGAACGCCATCCCTATTTTTTCAAGGGCGTTCTGCCGGAAGGAGGTTTGAGTGCTGATTCTTCGATAACGGTACGCAAGGTCGAGTTGGACGAGGTGGATCAACTTCCCCCGGAAAGCCTGCTAAAGCACCGCTATATTGCGGTCAAATTTATTGTCAATCGGGCGGTCACCCATGAGATCGTTCGTCATCGTCCCTGCTCCTTTCTCCAGGAGAGTCAACGCTACTGTCGCTACAGCGAAGATAAATTTGGCAGCGAGGTCAGCTTTATCAAACCCATGTTCTTTGCCGAAGACAGCTCGGAATACGCGCTCTGGGAAAAGGCCATGTTGGAAACGGAACAGCTCTACCTCAAACTTTTGCAGACCTCCACACCCCAGGCAGCACGCACTGTCCTGCCCAATTCCTGCAAGACCGAACTGATTGTCTATGCCAATCTTAAGGAGTGGCACCATATTTTCAGCCTGCGTACCACCAAGGCTGCTGAGCCTTCCATGCGGGAGGTGATGATTCCCTTGCAGGAGGATTTCCAGCAGCGTTTTTCCAGTATTTTTACCTGA
- a CDS encoding formate--tetrahydrofolate ligase, whose protein sequence is MVLDPTKHADWEIAEEAESRMKTVYELGEQLGLEKEELLPHGHYLAKLDYRKILDRLKDKPDGKYVDVTAISPTPLGEGKSTCAMGLVQGLGKRGKSVIGAIRQPSGGPTMNIKGSAAGGGLAQCIPLTPFSLGMTGDINAIMNAHNLGMVALTSRMQHECNYTDEQLAMRNLKRLDIHPKKVEFNWIMDYCAQALRNITIGQGGKMDGMTMQSSFAIAVSSEIMAILSIAKDLKDMRERIGKIVVAYDKQDRPITTADLEVDGAMTAWMVDAINPNLMQTLEGQPVVVHAGPFANIAIGQSSVIADRVGLKLADYNVTESGFGADIGFEKFWNLKCRYSGLKPHCAVVVATIRALKCHGGAPIPVPGKPMPQEYSGENVGWVEEGCKNLIHHIETVKKAGINPVVCINAFYTDTDNEIAAVRRLSEAAGARVALSRHWEHGGDGALEFADAVADACEEENEFKFLYDLETPLSERIELIVKEVYGGDGVSYSPEAAAKLKRIEADPEMKEMTTCMVKTHLSLSHDPKLKGTPKGWTLPIRDILTYKGAGFVVPVAGAISLMPGTASDPAYRRIDVDTETGKVKGVF, encoded by the coding sequence ATGGTTTTGGATCCGACGAAACATGCAGACTGGGAAATCGCCGAAGAGGCGGAAAGCCGGATGAAAACAGTATACGAGTTGGGCGAGCAGCTCGGGCTGGAAAAAGAGGAACTGCTGCCCCATGGCCATTATCTGGCCAAACTGGACTACCGCAAGATTCTTGACCGCCTGAAAGATAAGCCAGACGGCAAGTATGTTGACGTGACCGCTATTTCTCCGACCCCGCTGGGTGAAGGAAAGTCCACCTGTGCCATGGGTCTGGTCCAGGGACTGGGTAAACGGGGCAAATCCGTTATCGGAGCCATCCGTCAGCCCTCTGGCGGCCCGACTATGAACATCAAGGGTTCTGCTGCTGGTGGTGGTTTGGCCCAGTGCATACCCCTGACCCCGTTTTCTCTGGGCATGACTGGCGACATCAACGCCATCATGAACGCCCATAACTTGGGTATGGTTGCCCTGACCTCCAGGATGCAGCATGAGTGCAACTACACCGACGAGCAGTTGGCCATGCGTAATCTGAAACGGCTGGATATCCACCCCAAGAAGGTAGAGTTCAACTGGATCATGGATTACTGCGCCCAGGCCCTGCGTAATATCACCATCGGCCAGGGCGGCAAGATGGACGGTATGACCATGCAGTCCAGCTTTGCCATTGCGGTAAGTTCTGAAATCATGGCTATCCTCTCCATCGCCAAAGACCTGAAAGATATGCGCGAACGTATCGGTAAGATCGTGGTTGCCTACGACAAGCAGGATCGTCCGATCACCACAGCTGATCTGGAAGTGGACGGTGCTATGACCGCCTGGATGGTGGACGCCATCAACCCCAATCTGATGCAGACCCTGGAAGGTCAGCCGGTTGTTGTCCATGCTGGTCCCTTTGCCAATATCGCCATTGGTCAGTCCTCAGTTATTGCCGACCGTGTGGGCCTAAAACTGGCCGACTACAACGTTACCGAGTCCGGCTTTGGTGCGGATATCGGTTTTGAAAAATTCTGGAATCTCAAGTGTCGCTACTCCGGTCTTAAGCCCCATTGTGCTGTTGTCGTTGCCACCATTCGTGCCCTCAAATGTCACGGCGGCGCGCCGATTCCGGTTCCAGGCAAACCCATGCCCCAGGAATACTCCGGCGAAAACGTGGGCTGGGTTGAGGAAGGCTGCAAGAACCTCATCCATCACATTGAGACTGTCAAAAAGGCCGGTATCAACCCGGTTGTCTGTATCAACGCCTTTTACACCGACACGGACAACGAGATCGCTGCGGTTCGTCGTCTGTCCGAGGCAGCTGGTGCCCGCGTGGCCCTATCCCGTCATTGGGAACACGGCGGTGATGGTGCGCTGGAATTCGCCGACGCAGTTGCCGATGCCTGTGAAGAAGAGAACGAGTTCAAGTTCCTCTACGATCTGGAGACCCCGCTTTCCGAGCGTATTGAGCTGATCGTCAAAGAGGTGTACGGCGGTGATGGTGTGAGCTACTCGCCAGAAGCTGCTGCCAAGCTGAAACGCATTGAGGCGGATCCAGAGATGAAGGAAATGACCACCTGCATGGTCAAGACCCACCTCTCTCTGTCCCATGATCCCAAGCTCAAGGGAACCCCCAAGGGCTGGACCCTGCCCATTCGCGATATCCTCACCTATAAGGGTGCAGGCTTTGTCGTGCCCGTGGCCGGTGCCATCAGCCTGATGCCAGGTACTGCATCTGATCCGGCCTATCGCCGCATTGATGTGGACACCGAGACAGGTAAGGTGAAGGGCGTCTTCTAG
- a CDS encoding metallophosphoesterase, with product MGTLFLLAVALLVVDLSTGFGLFLSKAIVLRIRTAGLACSAVLVLIAHVQGLRPPAVEQYEIPVNGLPADLDGITIAILSDLHLGEMLLNADWLNARVRQVQASQPDCIVLVGDLFEWSSDPVALSPVLRQLSAPLGVFAVRGNHERLRPRRPDHAGKILTASGIRLLTNEWTELASGLVLVGIDDLTSIRRQGGGGQDHLTRALANRPAGATLLLSHTPWLVEQAAAHGVDLMLSGHTHNGQIWPFSYLVHTRYPFLGGQYRVVDMNLFVCRGTGTWGPRMRLWQRGEIALVTLRCPAELPQ from the coding sequence ATGGGAACCCTGTTCCTGTTAGCAGTAGCTCTACTCGTTGTGGACCTGTCCACTGGCTTTGGCCTGTTTCTGTCCAAGGCGATTGTGCTTCGTATCCGCACAGCAGGCTTGGCCTGTAGCGCTGTTTTGGTACTGATTGCCCATGTACAAGGCTTGCGCCCTCCAGCTGTTGAGCAGTATGAAATTCCTGTCAACGGGTTGCCTGCTGACCTGGATGGCATTACCATCGCAATACTCTCTGACCTGCATCTGGGGGAGATGCTGCTGAATGCGGACTGGCTCAATGCCCGTGTCCGGCAGGTACAGGCCAGTCAGCCGGACTGTATCGTCCTGGTCGGCGACTTATTTGAATGGAGCAGTGATCCGGTGGCCCTGTCCCCGGTCCTGCGGCAGCTCTCCGCTCCGCTGGGTGTATTTGCGGTACGGGGCAATCATGAGAGACTTCGCCCTCGTCGCCCTGATCATGCCGGGAAAATCCTGACTGCGTCTGGTATCCGTCTGCTGACTAACGAATGGACAGAATTGGCCAGCGGGTTGGTGTTGGTCGGAATTGATGACCTGACCTCTATCCGTCGTCAGGGCGGGGGAGGGCAAGACCATCTTACCCGAGCCTTGGCTAATCGCCCTGCCGGTGCGACACTCCTCCTGTCCCATACACCTTGGTTGGTCGAGCAGGCGGCGGCTCATGGAGTGGATCTTATGCTCTCCGGCCACACCCATAATGGGCAGATTTGGCCCTTCAGCTATCTGGTTCACACCCGCTACCCTTTTCTTGGTGGTCAATACAGGGTTGTGGATATGAACCTCTTTGTTTGTCGGGGTACAGGAACCTGGGGGCCGCGAATGCGTCTCTGGCAGCGTGGTGAGATTGCCCTGGTAACACTGCGCTGTCCAGCCGAGCTGCCTCAGTGA